In Macadamia integrifolia cultivar HAES 741 chromosome 12, SCU_Mint_v3, whole genome shotgun sequence, the following are encoded in one genomic region:
- the LOC122057832 gene encoding cyclin-T1-4-like isoform X2, with protein sequence MPISRTRRPQGGSFGNEHGSSFSRRYSSNSHDFAGKFRDHVYNANNDETIYVPSLKKRKFSASGWENSGRYHWQPGTVGDAPSTSASLFLAPTRADTSAYTHSSHKRDRSELEDDAIFMSRDEIERSSPSRKDGIDSVRETHLRYSYCAFLQNLGMRLELPQTTIGTAMVLCHRFFVRRSHACHDRFLIATAALFLAAKSEETARPLNNVLRTSCEICHKQDLTFFSYMLPVDWFEQYRERVIEAEQMILTTLDFELNVHHPYVPLTSVLNKLGLSQSVLVNLALNLVSEGVFTRIACSPV encoded by the exons ATGCCTATCTCAAGGACTCGCCGACCCCAAGGAGGCAGTTTTGGAAATGAACATGGGTCCTCGTTCAGTCGACGCTACAGCAGCAACTCCCATGACTTTGCAGGGAAATTCAGGGATCACGTTTATAATGCTAATAATGATGAAACTATATATGTTCCTTccttaaagaagagaaaattttcaGCCTCTGGTTGGGAGAACAGTGGGAGATACCATTGGCAGCCTGGAACTGTTGGTGATGCCCCTTCAACAAGTGCTAGTTTGTTTCTTGCCCCCACGAGAGCTGACACTAGTGCTTACACACATTCAAGCCATAAACGTGACCGGTCGGAATTAGAGGATGATGCAATCTTTATGTCAAGGGATGAGATCGAGAGAAGCTCTCCATCAAGGAAGGATGGTATTGATTCTGTTCGAGAAACACATCTACGTTACTCATACTGTGCCTTCCTTCAGAATCTTGGAATGCGGCTGGAACT ACCACAAACTACTATTGGAACTGCCATGGTCTTATGCCACCGTTTTTTTGTCCGGAGATCTCATGCATGCCACGATCGATTT TTGATTGCAACTGCTGCTCTGTTCCTTGCTGCAAAGTCTGAGGAGACAGCACGACCTTTGAACAATGTATTGAGGACATCTTGTGAAATTTGTCATAAGCAGGATCTTACTTTCTTCTCCTATATGCTTCCTGTT gACTGGTTTGAGCAATATAGAGAACGGGTGATTGAGGCTGAGCAAATGATACTGACAACTCTAGATTTTGAGCTTAACGTACATCATCCTTATGTTCCTCTTACATCCGTCCTTAACAAATTAGGCCTTTCACAATCTGTTTTGGTGAACCTGGCACTGAACTTGGTGAGCGAAGG GGTCTTCACAAGAATAGCGTGCTCACCTGTATGA
- the LOC122057832 gene encoding cyclin-T1-4-like isoform X3 produces MPISRTRRPQGGSFGNEHGSSFSRRYSSNSHDFAGKFRDHVYNANNDETIYVPSLKKRKFSASGWENSGRYHWQPGTVGDAPSTSASLFLAPTRADTSAYTHSSHKRDRSELEDDAIFMSRDEIERSSPSRKDGIDSVRETHLRYSYCAFLQNLGMRLELPQTTIGTAMVLCHRFFVRRSHACHDRFLIATAALFLAAKSEETARPLNNVLRTSCEICHKQDLTFFSYMLPVDWFEQYRERVIEAEQMILTTLDFELNVHHPYVPLTSVLNKLGLSQSVLVNLALNLVSEGASLLFLF; encoded by the exons ATGCCTATCTCAAGGACTCGCCGACCCCAAGGAGGCAGTTTTGGAAATGAACATGGGTCCTCGTTCAGTCGACGCTACAGCAGCAACTCCCATGACTTTGCAGGGAAATTCAGGGATCACGTTTATAATGCTAATAATGATGAAACTATATATGTTCCTTccttaaagaagagaaaattttcaGCCTCTGGTTGGGAGAACAGTGGGAGATACCATTGGCAGCCTGGAACTGTTGGTGATGCCCCTTCAACAAGTGCTAGTTTGTTTCTTGCCCCCACGAGAGCTGACACTAGTGCTTACACACATTCAAGCCATAAACGTGACCGGTCGGAATTAGAGGATGATGCAATCTTTATGTCAAGGGATGAGATCGAGAGAAGCTCTCCATCAAGGAAGGATGGTATTGATTCTGTTCGAGAAACACATCTACGTTACTCATACTGTGCCTTCCTTCAGAATCTTGGAATGCGGCTGGAACT ACCACAAACTACTATTGGAACTGCCATGGTCTTATGCCACCGTTTTTTTGTCCGGAGATCTCATGCATGCCACGATCGATTT TTGATTGCAACTGCTGCTCTGTTCCTTGCTGCAAAGTCTGAGGAGACAGCACGACCTTTGAACAATGTATTGAGGACATCTTGTGAAATTTGTCATAAGCAGGATCTTACTTTCTTCTCCTATATGCTTCCTGTT gACTGGTTTGAGCAATATAGAGAACGGGTGATTGAGGCTGAGCAAATGATACTGACAACTCTAGATTTTGAGCTTAACGTACATCATCCTTATGTTCCTCTTACATCCGTCCTTAACAAATTAGGCCTTTCACAATCTGTTTTGGTGAACCTGGCACTGAACTTGGTGAGCGAAGG GGCCTCATTATTATTCCTCTTTTGA
- the LOC122057832 gene encoding cyclin-T1-4-like isoform X1, giving the protein MPISRTRRPQGGSFGNEHGSSFSRRYSSNSHDFAGKFRDHVYNANNDETIYVPSLKKRKFSASGWENSGRYHWQPGTVGDAPSTSASLFLAPTRADTSAYTHSSHKRDRSELEDDAIFMSRDEIERSSPSRKDGIDSVRETHLRYSYCAFLQNLGMRLELPQTTIGTAMVLCHRFFVRRSHACHDRFLIATAALFLAAKSEETARPLNNVLRTSCEICHKQDLTFFSYMLPVDWFEQYRERVIEAEQMILTTLDFELNVHHPYVPLTSVLNKLGLSQSVLVNLALNLVSEGLRSSLWLQFKPYHIAAGAAYLAAKFLNFDLASYQNIWLEFQITPSILKDVVEQLMELF; this is encoded by the exons ATGCCTATCTCAAGGACTCGCCGACCCCAAGGAGGCAGTTTTGGAAATGAACATGGGTCCTCGTTCAGTCGACGCTACAGCAGCAACTCCCATGACTTTGCAGGGAAATTCAGGGATCACGTTTATAATGCTAATAATGATGAAACTATATATGTTCCTTccttaaagaagagaaaattttcaGCCTCTGGTTGGGAGAACAGTGGGAGATACCATTGGCAGCCTGGAACTGTTGGTGATGCCCCTTCAACAAGTGCTAGTTTGTTTCTTGCCCCCACGAGAGCTGACACTAGTGCTTACACACATTCAAGCCATAAACGTGACCGGTCGGAATTAGAGGATGATGCAATCTTTATGTCAAGGGATGAGATCGAGAGAAGCTCTCCATCAAGGAAGGATGGTATTGATTCTGTTCGAGAAACACATCTACGTTACTCATACTGTGCCTTCCTTCAGAATCTTGGAATGCGGCTGGAACT ACCACAAACTACTATTGGAACTGCCATGGTCTTATGCCACCGTTTTTTTGTCCGGAGATCTCATGCATGCCACGATCGATTT TTGATTGCAACTGCTGCTCTGTTCCTTGCTGCAAAGTCTGAGGAGACAGCACGACCTTTGAACAATGTATTGAGGACATCTTGTGAAATTTGTCATAAGCAGGATCTTACTTTCTTCTCCTATATGCTTCCTGTT gACTGGTTTGAGCAATATAGAGAACGGGTGATTGAGGCTGAGCAAATGATACTGACAACTCTAGATTTTGAGCTTAACGTACATCATCCTTATGTTCCTCTTACATCCGTCCTTAACAAATTAGGCCTTTCACAATCTGTTTTGGTGAACCTGGCACTGAACTTGGTGAGCGAAGG gcTTCGGAGCTCATTGTGGCTTCAATTTAAACCCTACCACATTGCTGCTGGGGCTGCATACCTTGCTGCCAAGTTCCTCAATTTTGATCTCGCTTCTTACCAAAATATTTGGCTGGAGTTCCAGATCACACCATCTATTCTTAAAG ATGTAGTCGAGCAGTTGATGGAGCTCTTTTAG